A single region of the Arthrobacter sp. PAMC25564 genome encodes:
- a CDS encoding NAD(P)/FAD-dependent oxidoreductase, with protein MIGTGSTGQQVITALAPVVDKLTVFVRTPQYSVPVGKRPVTTEQIDAIKADYEGIWTQIKGSGVAFGFEESIMPAMSVSEEERRRVYEDAWQHGGGFHFMFGTFGDIATDEEANETAASFIRAKIAKIIEDPETARKLMPTGLFARRPLCDDGYFLVFNRPNVEAVAIKENPIREITPKGVVTEDGVLHELDVLVFATGFDAVDGNYRRTEIRGRNGLNINDHWAGQPTSYLGTSTANFPNWFMVLGPNGPFTNLPPSIETQVEWISNTIQYAQRNGVRAIEPTPEAQAEWTETCPQIANMTVFTKVESWIFGANIAGKKPSVLFYLGGLSNYRAVLDDVTSHGYRGFELKSADPADPAVA; from the coding sequence GTGATCGGCACCGGCTCCACCGGCCAGCAGGTTATCACGGCCCTCGCGCCGGTGGTCGACAAGCTGACCGTGTTCGTCCGGACCCCGCAGTACTCCGTCCCGGTCGGCAAGCGCCCCGTGACCACGGAGCAGATCGACGCGATCAAGGCCGATTACGAAGGGATCTGGACGCAGATCAAGGGCTCCGGTGTGGCCTTCGGCTTCGAGGAGAGCATCATGCCGGCGATGAGTGTCTCGGAGGAGGAGCGCCGCCGGGTCTACGAGGATGCCTGGCAGCATGGCGGCGGATTCCACTTCATGTTCGGCACCTTCGGTGACATCGCCACGGACGAGGAAGCCAACGAGACTGCAGCGTCCTTCATCCGTGCCAAGATCGCCAAGATCATCGAGGACCCGGAAACGGCCCGCAAGCTGATGCCGACGGGCTTGTTTGCCCGGCGCCCGCTGTGCGACGACGGCTACTTCCTGGTCTTCAACCGGCCGAACGTGGAAGCCGTCGCCATCAAGGAGAACCCCATCCGCGAGATCACGCCCAAGGGTGTGGTGACCGAGGACGGCGTCCTGCACGAACTGGACGTCCTGGTCTTTGCCACCGGGTTCGACGCCGTGGACGGCAACTACCGGCGCACGGAGATCCGCGGCCGCAACGGCCTGAACATCAACGACCACTGGGCCGGGCAGCCGACCAGCTACCTGGGCACCTCCACGGCGAACTTCCCCAACTGGTTCATGGTTCTGGGCCCCAACGGCCCGTTCACGAACCTGCCGCCGAGCATCGAGACCCAGGTCGAGTGGATCAGCAACACGATCCAGTACGCCCAGCGCAACGGGGTGCGGGCGATCGAACCCACGCCCGAGGCCCAAGCCGAATGGACCGAGACATGCCCCCAGATCGCCAACATGACGGTGTTCACCAAGGTCGAATCGTGGATCTTCGGCGCGAACATCGCGGGCAAGAAGCCCAGCGTGCTGTTCTACCTGGGCGGCTTGAGCAACTACCGCGCCGTCCTGGACGACGTCACGTCGCACGGATACCGCGGCTTCGAGCTGAAGTCGGCCGACCCGGCCGACCCGGCCGTCGCCTGA
- a CDS encoding LPXTG cell wall anchor domain-containing protein has translation MNILLIIAVILAVLFFFGGGLIPSMNFLIWVGVVLLILAAVGFFRGRRRT, from the coding sequence ATGAACATTCTTCTGATCATCGCAGTGATCCTCGCGGTGCTGTTCTTCTTCGGTGGCGGGCTGATTCCTTCTATGAACTTCCTGATCTGGGTTGGCGTGGTCCTGTTGATCCTCGCGGCCGTCGGCTTCTTCCGCGGGCGCAGGAGGACCTGA